One part of the uncultured Celeribacter sp. genome encodes these proteins:
- the ccoN gene encoding cytochrome-c oxidase, cbb3-type subunit I has protein sequence MWNYIKLAVLGIAVILFGLAANYGRDFAYQVHALIFMAAAAITFIYTLRTTGDISPKPEGYLDGVVRAGVIATAIWGVVGFLAGTFIAFQLAFPQLNFEFLQGYGNFGRLRPLHTSAVIFAFGGNALIASSFYVVQRTSASRLWGGNLGWFVFWGYNLFIVLAATGYLLGVTQSKEYAEPEWYIDLWLTIVWVAYLMAFMGTIFTRKEKHIYVANWFYLSFIVTIAMLHIVNNLAIPVSVLGSRSVMVMSGVQDAMTQWWYGHNAVGFFLTAGFLGMMYYFVPKQAERPVFSYKLSIIHFWALIFLYIWAGPHHLHYTALPDWASTLGMVFSVVLWMPSWGGMINGLMTLSGAWDKLRTDPVIRMMVISVGFYGMSTFEGPMMSIRAVNSLSHYTDWTIGHVHSGALGWNGMITFGALYFLVPRLWNRERLYSLGLVSWHFWLATIGIVLYAASMWVTGIMEGLMWREVDSQGFLVNAFADTVSAKHPMYVVRALGGVLYLTGALIMCYNLYMTVRRAPAKAEQSAMAPAE, from the coding sequence ATGTGGAACTACATTAAGCTGGCAGTGCTGGGGATCGCCGTGATCCTTTTCGGCCTTGCCGCCAACTACGGGCGCGATTTTGCCTATCAGGTACATGCGCTGATCTTTATGGCCGCTGCGGCCATTACTTTTATTTACACCCTGCGAACTACGGGCGACATTTCTCCGAAGCCAGAAGGCTATCTGGACGGTGTTGTACGTGCGGGGGTGATCGCCACGGCGATCTGGGGTGTCGTGGGGTTTCTCGCCGGGACCTTTATTGCATTCCAGTTGGCTTTCCCGCAGTTGAACTTTGAGTTCCTGCAAGGGTACGGCAACTTTGGGCGTCTGCGCCCGTTGCACACCTCAGCGGTGATTTTCGCATTTGGTGGGAACGCCCTGATCGCGTCCTCATTCTACGTGGTGCAGCGCACGTCTGCCTCGCGACTATGGGGCGGGAACCTCGGTTGGTTCGTGTTCTGGGGCTACAACCTGTTCATCGTGCTGGCCGCAACTGGCTATCTGCTCGGCGTGACCCAATCCAAGGAATACGCAGAGCCGGAATGGTACATTGATCTGTGGCTGACCATCGTCTGGGTGGCCTATCTGATGGCCTTCATGGGGACGATCTTCACCCGCAAGGAAAAGCACATCTACGTCGCGAACTGGTTCTACCTGTCGTTCATCGTGACGATTGCCATGCTGCATATCGTCAATAACCTGGCGATTCCGGTGTCGGTTCTCGGCTCCCGTTCGGTGATGGTGATGTCCGGCGTTCAAGATGCCATGACGCAGTGGTGGTACGGCCACAACGCAGTGGGCTTCTTCCTGACCGCAGGCTTCCTGGGCATGATGTACTACTTCGTGCCGAAACAGGCCGAACGCCCGGTGTTCTCATATAAACTGTCGATCATCCACTTCTGGGCGCTGATCTTCCTGTATATCTGGGCCGGCCCGCACCACCTGCACTATACGGCGCTGCCCGACTGGGCTTCGACGCTGGGCATGGTGTTCTCGGTGGTTCTGTGGATGCCGTCCTGGGGGGGCATGATCAACGGTCTGATGACGCTGTCCGGCGCATGGGACAAGCTGCGCACCGACCCGGTGATTCGGATGATGGTGATTTCCGTCGGCTTCTACGGTATGTCGACCTTTGAAGGCCCGATGATGTCGATCCGTGCGGTGAACTCGCTATCGCACTACACCGACTGGACCATTGGCCACGTGCACTCCGGTGCTTTGGGCTGGAACGGCATGATCACCTTCGGCGCTCTCTACTTCCTCGTGCCGCGTCTGTGGAACCGCGAGCGCCTCTATTCGCTCGGTCTCGTGTCCTGGCACTTTTGGCTCGCCACCATCGGCATCGTGCTCTACGCCGCTTCGATGTGGGTGACCGGTATCATGGAAGGCCTGATGTGGCGCGAAGTCGACAGCCAGGGCTTCCTCGTGAACGCCTTTGCCGACACTGTGTCCGCCAAACACCCGATGTATGTGGTGCGGGCTCTGGGCGGGGTGCTCTACCTCACCGGTGCGCTCATCATGTGCTACAACCTCTACATGACCGTGCGTCGTGCGCCTGCGAAAGCAGAGCAATCGGCCATGGCTCCGGCCGAATAA
- a CDS encoding universal stress protein, translating to MPFKTITTIICDLDADRHALDSAVTLARREEGHLEVICLGLDRTQPGFYYAGTNAMALQDNLQQAQADSRKLDEAVTAILQAEDISWVTNPVTAQMAGLTPQLAHFLRFSDVVVLPRPYGAGRGHEHEEILEAALFSGRVPVLVVPDGVSIPENFDRVVVAWNESAEALGAVRSALPILQKADLVDITIIDPPQHGPDRSDPGGSLCQMLVRHGVRAEVSVLAKTMPRISDVLVRQLTDKDAELLVMGAYGHSRFRESILGGATRHMLELADLPVLMSH from the coding sequence ATGCCCTTCAAAACTATCACCACAATCATTTGTGACCTTGACGCGGACCGTCACGCACTGGACTCCGCCGTCACCCTTGCCCGCCGCGAAGAAGGCCATCTCGAGGTCATTTGCCTCGGCCTCGACCGGACGCAACCGGGTTTCTATTACGCAGGCACCAATGCCATGGCCCTGCAGGACAATTTGCAGCAGGCACAGGCCGACAGCCGCAAGCTCGATGAAGCCGTGACCGCCATCCTGCAAGCCGAAGACATTTCTTGGGTCACCAACCCTGTGACCGCTCAAATGGCCGGGCTCACCCCGCAATTGGCCCATTTCCTGCGATTCTCTGATGTGGTCGTGCTGCCGCGTCCCTATGGCGCAGGCCGTGGTCATGAACATGAGGAAATCCTCGAGGCCGCACTCTTCTCTGGCCGGGTTCCGGTTCTGGTCGTACCCGATGGCGTCAGCATTCCGGAAAACTTCGACCGCGTCGTCGTCGCCTGGAACGAAAGCGCCGAAGCCCTTGGGGCCGTGCGTTCGGCCTTGCCGATCCTGCAAAAGGCCGATCTGGTGGACATCACCATCATCGACCCGCCGCAACACGGTCCGGACCGCTCCGATCCGGGTGGCTCACTGTGTCAGATGCTGGTGCGCCACGGTGTGCGGGCTGAGGTCTCGGTGCTTGCCAAAACCATGCCGCGAATTTCCGATGTTCTGGTCCGTCAGCTGACCGACAAGGATGCCGAGCTTCTGGTCATGGGTGCCTACGGCCACTCGCGGTTCCGCGAATCCATTCTCGGCGGGGCCACACGGCACATGCTTGAGCTGGCCGATCTGCCGGTTCTGATGTCGCACTGA